In Bradyrhizobium paxllaeri, the genomic stretch TGGCCGCCTGCTTGGCCGCCGGCCTCGACAACGAGTACCCGTCGTCCTGCGAGACCAAGCCGATGCGCCAGAACGCAACCGGCTGATCCCGCGCCGACGATTACATAGTCATAGGCTGAACGAAGCTGTTCGGGCGAACCGAGTATATGCGCGCCGGACACGGCGCCGGCGGACCGGGCCAGACCGGACAGCGCCAGGCCACCGCCGATCGTCGCCGCAAGCGCCTTGCGCCGATTGACTTGCCGGCTCGTCGATCGTCCTGCCACAGGTCATTCTCCAAATGAGCCTGTCACAGAAATTAGCGTGTCTCATTCCAGGGGTGCAGTCCAGCATCACCGTAATTCCGCATCACCCCAATGCGCATTGGCGGCGGTCTGCTCACGATCTCCGGCGGCGCCATTACACCGGCAAGACCGAGCGCTGGACCATTTTGAACCCGGAAGCGGGGCGCCGCGACTTACTGGTTTAACCCAAAGCGGACATCGCTTCCGGCTTGGGCTGATATCTGCTTTGACGCGAAGGACTGCACATAGTCATGGAAAAGCCCTTTCTGGGCGGGCTCATTCTTCGTCGCAGGCTATGCCGCGCCTGCCCCGGCGGAGCGACCCGCGCCGTGACGACAATATTCGCCGTGCGGCCTTCGCCCACGCGTTTTGAATGGAAATGAAATGTTCCGGCGTTGCCTTTTCCTGGCTTTGGCGTCCCTGACCATGCTCGCGCCGCCGGCCCGCGCGGCTGACAAGGCGTGGGAGGATTGCGGGCAAATCGGCGATGAGGATCGCAAGATCGCCGGATGCACGGCGGTACTGGCGCGCGGCGCGGCGGAGAGCGAGACAAACCGCGCCAACGCCCATGTCAATCGCGGCTATGCCTACAGCAGGCGCAATTACGACCTTGCCATCAAGGATTATGACGAGGCGATCCGGCTCGATCCGAAGGCGGTGCGTGCCTACAACGCGCGCGGCCGCGCATACCACATGAAGGGCGATTACGACCGCGCCATCGCGGATCTGGACGAGGCGATCCGCCTCAATCCGCAATATGCGCTCGGCTATGAGGGGCGCGGCAAAGTCTATCACAGCAAGGGTGATCACGACCGCGCCATCAGGGATTTCGACGAGGCTATCCGCCTGAATCCGAATTTTGCGGACGCCTATAGCAATCGCGGCAATGTCTACTCCGGCAAGGGCGACCACGACCGGGCCATCAGGGATCATGACGAGGCGATCCGCCTCGACCCGAATTTTGCGGATGCCTATTTCAATCGCGGGCTAGCCTACACCGGCAAGCGCGATCACGACCGCGCCATCAAGGATTACAGCGAGGCGATCCGCCACGATCCCAAGAATGCGAGCGCCTATTTGCATCGCGGCGGTGCGTACTTCTTCAAAAGCGATAACGACCACGCCATCAGGGATTACGACGAGGCGATCCGGCTCGATCCGAAATATGCGCTTGCCTATGAGATTCGCGGGCGGGCCTATGAAACCAAGGGAGATACCGCCCGGGCCAGGAAGGATTACGACGAGGCGGCGCGGCTGCGGCGGAGCGCAAGTCAAACCGCGCCAACGTCTTTTATCGATCGCGTCAAAGCCTCCTTCGAAAGCGGCGATTACGACGGCGCCATCAAGACGCTCGACGAAGCAATCCGATCAGATCCGAAAGATGCGGTGGCCCATTACATTCGCGGGAGCGCCTACTCCAGCAAGCGCGACAACGACCGGGCCATCAAGGATTTCGACCAGGCGATCCGTCTCGATCCGAAATATGTCGTTGCCTATTTCGACCGCGGCAATATCCACAAGGGCAAGGGCGACAACGACCGCGCGATCAGGGATTACAGCGAGGTGATCCGCCTCGACCCGAAATATGCGGCGGCCTGGTACAATCGTGGCGTTGCCTACTCGCACAAGGGCGATCGCGACCGTGCCATCAAGGAGCTCGACGAGGCGATCCGCCTCGATCCGAAAGATGCGATGGCCTGGTACACTCGCGGCACCGCCTACTCCCACAAGGGCGACAACGATCGCGCCATCACGGATTTCGACGAGGCCATCCGGCTCGATCCGAAATATGTGGCCGCCTGGTACAATCGCGGCAATGCCCGCAGGGAAAAAGGCGATGGCGACCGCGCCATCGAGGATTACAGCGAGGCGATCCGCCTCGACCCGAAATATGCGGTTGCCTATTTCAATCGCGGGGCGGTTTATTTCGGCAAGAGCGATTACGACCGCGCTATCAGGGAATTCGACGAGGCGATCCGGCTCGATCCGAAGGATGCGCAAGGCTATTACAATCGCGGCAGCGCCTATTCCAGCAAGGGCGATTACGACCGCGCCGTCACGGATTTCAACGAGGCAATCCGCCTCGATCCGAAAAATGTGAAGGCTTATTACAGCCGCGGCAGCGCCTACTCCAGCAAGGGCGACAACGACCGCGCCATCACGGATTGCAGCGAGGCGATCCGCCTCAACCCGAAAAATGCGTGGGCCTATGGCATTCGCGCCGATGCGTATCGCGGCATGCGCGATTTCGAACGCGCGGTGAAGGACTACGCCAGGGCGATCGAGCTGGCCGGCAAGCCGGAGAAGGCGCACTGGGCCTACTGGCACCTTCGCGGCTTCAGCTACGAGCAGCTCGGCAAATGGCCTCAGGCCGAGGCGGATTATCTCAAGGCGATGGAGCTCGATCCCGATCAGCCCGCGGTTCTCAATAGTCTCGGCTTTAGCTGGGTCGATCGGAATCTCAGGCTGAAAGAGGGCCTGGCGCTGATCGAGAAGGCCGTCAGGCTCAAACCGGACGACGGCAATCTGCTCGACAGCCTCGGCTGGGCGCACTTCCGCCTCGGCGACTATCAGGAGGCGATCAAGCTGATGGAGCGCGCGGCCGCTCTCGACCCGAACAGCTACGAAACCAGAGATCATCTCGGCGATGCGTACTGGCGGACGGGACGTGAGGGCGAGGCGCGCAAATCCTGGCAGCAGGCATTATCGCTCAAGCCCGATCCGGCGGAGGCGAAGAAGATCGAGGGCAAGATAACCCGAGGGCTGGGAAAATGAGGCGCCCGGCGGCGCTGTGGCGACATGGTGTGCCGCATCAAGTGCAGGGTCGCCGTAATTCCATGGGCACTGGCCCGGTCACCTGAAAACAAGCAGCCCGATCGCCACGCCGAACAGCGTGGCAGACCAGGTAAGCGAAATCCAGAAAAGCACATCATGTCGGTTCATCAGCAGCTCCACCGGTGTACCGATCTTTTCAATTGGTCTGCAGGACTCTCTTATTGATCTACATCAATCTCCTCTCCCGCTTCCTTCTGATTGAATCATTTCGCGTCTAGGACAGGCGCACAAGAGAGTGGAAGGCTCCGGCGCAATCCTGGATTCGCCTGCGAGGGAGGACATCCCCATGGCCGACCACCCCACCATTTCTTCGACTGAATCCAATCTGACATCGCCGGCCCTGCATACCGCCGCGGTCACGCGCCGGTCGCTGCTCGGCGGGGCCGGCATCGCTGTTGGCGCCGCCGTGCTGGCGTCGCCGCCGGGCATGCCCGGAATAGCCCCGGCTGCGGCGCAGACTGTGGGCGTGGGCGTGGACGCGCGCCCGCTCGATGCGGCGTTCAAGCGCCGCGCTGTCGAAGTCCGACAGGCCTGCGCGAACAACACCGAGAAAATTCCCATCGCGCCCCACCCGGCGAATGGCGATGAGGCACGCTACACCAACAAGATCGGTTCCGATTCACGGGGCCTGCCGCACGACAAGCGCGGTGAAGTGGAGCAAGCTGCATGGCAGGCCCTCTATGCGGCATGCCAGTCGGGTGAAGCAGCCGATTTCGAGAAGATCCCGCTCGGCGGCACGCGCAAACTGGTCAACCCCATCGGCACGCAGGCCGTCAGCCTGAGCGGCATCAACCCTACCCAGATTGCGATACCGCCGGCGCCGGAGCTTGCAAGTGCGGAGCGCGGCGGCGAGGCGGTCGAGGTCTATTGGCAATCCCTGCTGCGTGACGTTCCGTTGACCGAATTGCGCGACGACACCACCCATCGCGAGGTGCTCGCCGCAACCGAGGAGATCAACAAGCTTGCCGATTTCCGCGGGCCGAAGTCCGGCGGGCGGGTCACGCCCGGTACGCTGTTCCGCGCCAATGCGCTTTATTTCGACCCGACTGATCCGAAGGGCCGCTCGGTCACGCCTCCAGGCGTTCTGGACGGGCCGCTGATCTCGCAATTCCTGCTCCGCGACGTGCCCTATGCCGCACAGTGGATCAGCGCTCAAATTCGCACCGCGTTGCCGACAAGCGAATTCCTGACCGATTATGAGGAGTGGCTGGCGACCCAGAACGGCGCTGCACCGAAACGCCGGTTGGAGTTCAACCCGACGCCGCGATACATCACGACAGGAAGAGATCTCGCGGAGTATATCCACGCTGGTCCCGCACTTGGGTGGGCGGCAGCATTGCTCCTTGCCACCCCCGGCGGCGGAGCGGACAAACGCTACACCGGCATGTATCCACCGACGGAGCCCGCATCCTACCCATCGAACCCGTA encodes the following:
- a CDS encoding tetratricopeptide repeat protein, with amino-acid sequence MLAPPARAADKAWEDCGQIGDEDRKIAGCTAVLARGAAESETNRANAHVNRGYAYSRRNYDLAIKDYDEAIRLDPKAVRAYNARGRAYHMKGDYDRAIADLDEAIRLNPQYALGYEGRGKVYHSKGDHDRAIRDFDEAIRLNPNFADAYSNRGNVYSGKGDHDRAIRDHDEAIRLDPNFADAYFNRGLAYTGKRDHDRAIKDYSEAIRHDPKNASAYLHRGGAYFFKSDNDHAIRDYDEAIRLDPKYALAYEIRGRAYETKGDTARARKDYDEAARLRRSASQTAPTSFIDRVKASFESGDYDGAIKTLDEAIRSDPKDAVAHYIRGSAYSSKRDNDRAIKDFDQAIRLDPKYVVAYFDRGNIHKGKGDNDRAIRDYSEVIRLDPKYAAAWYNRGVAYSHKGDRDRAIKELDEAIRLDPKDAMAWYTRGTAYSHKGDNDRAITDFDEAIRLDPKYVAAWYNRGNARREKGDGDRAIEDYSEAIRLDPKYAVAYFNRGAVYFGKSDYDRAIREFDEAIRLDPKDAQGYYNRGSAYSSKGDYDRAVTDFNEAIRLDPKNVKAYYSRGSAYSSKGDNDRAITDCSEAIRLNPKNAWAYGIRADAYRGMRDFERAVKDYARAIELAGKPEKAHWAYWHLRGFSYEQLGKWPQAEADYLKAMELDPDQPAVLNSLGFSWVDRNLRLKEGLALIEKAVRLKPDDGNLLDSLGWAHFRLGDYQEAIKLMERAAALDPNSYETRDHLGDAYWRTGREGEARKSWQQALSLKPDPAEAKKIEGKITRGLGK
- a CDS encoding vanadium-dependent haloperoxidase, which codes for MADHPTISSTESNLTSPALHTAAVTRRSLLGGAGIAVGAAVLASPPGMPGIAPAAAQTVGVGVDARPLDAAFKRRAVEVRQACANNTEKIPIAPHPANGDEARYTNKIGSDSRGLPHDKRGEVEQAAWQALYAACQSGEAADFEKIPLGGTRKLVNPIGTQAVSLSGINPTQIAIPPAPELASAERGGEAVEVYWQSLLRDVPLTELRDDTTHREVLAATEEINKLADFRGPKSGGRVTPGTLFRANALYFDPTDPKGRSVTPPGVLDGPLISQFLLRDVPYAAQWISAQIRTALPTSEFLTDYEEWLATQNGAAPKRRLEFNPTPRYITTGRDLAEYIHAGPALGWAAALLLATPGGGADKRYTGMYPPTEPASYPSNPYRKSKTQGPAGGTFGLPYVQALLATGISNSVRAVYWQKYFVHRTVRPEAYGGLAHHRLANGVSDYPLHENFLKSEALDRSKAKYGTYLLSQTYPEAAPLHSTYPGGATGVGAVTATILKAFFDETRVVANPVQPDPADPTKLVPYDGPPLTIGGELNKLAVNFGFGRNWAGIHWRSDAAASMAIGEEVAIGMLRDERTTLREPFDGFSFTRFDGSRVTI